A single window of Drosophila suzukii chromosome 3, CBGP_Dsuzu_IsoJpt1.0, whole genome shotgun sequence DNA harbors:
- the LOC108012465 gene encoding M-phase-specific PLK1-interacting protein, which yields MSTPRKNFNHPPPFSPRGGHYPSQSADYRSQQFGGQQKPQSPNFGFYEDKQGQPNTPHFYQNKSPQEAQRHRPYGQGRNFGRGGNFNRRNQPNWDQNQRNHHQNREHNQCGGSSGQYFHPSMLEDPWRELMERHEAIHGSSTSQTPPKEVEAS from the coding sequence ATGAGCACCCCTCGCAAAAACTTCAACCACCCACCGCCCTTCTCCCCGCGCGGTGGGCACTATCCATCGCAGTCCGCCGACTACAGATCCCAGCAGTTTGGTGGCCAACAGAAGCCCCAAAGTCCCAACTTTGGCTTTTACGAGGACAAGCAGGGCCAGCCGAATACTCCGCACTTCTACCAGAACAAGTCACCGCAGGAGGCGCAGAGGCATCGGCCCTACGGACAGGGCAGGAACTTCGGACGAGGCGGCAACTTCAATCGCCGGAACCAACCCAACTGGGACCAGAATCAGAGGAACCACCACCAGAACAGGGAGCACAACCAGTGCGGAGGCTCCTCTGGACAGTACTTTCACCCCTCCATGCTAGAGGATCCATGGCGGGAGCTAATGGAGCGCCACGAGGCTATCCACGGATCGAGCACCAGCCAAACTCCACCCAAGGAGGTGGAGGCTTCTTAG
- the LOC108012464 gene encoding RNA exonuclease 4 produces MSTTQRQKQFDRNRSRATNTASGSSSSSNNSNAAVSTKNVVSPNQRKLQTSMERLQVQQANTSRRAAGSNWMAAAGGGAAGSENQEASVESPPLTKSARMRIKKKAQRNRYLAMDCEMVGVGHNGQDDMLARVSIVNRVGQVLLDKHVKPRMEVTDYRTSVSGIRPQDIANGEEFDAVQNEVVKLLHGRILVGHALGNDLAVLSIRHPFDDIRDTSRYKPLCKLVSNGHTPSLKRLTMAVLGQEIQTGEHNSVEDARAAMGIYNRIAADWEKYLEKKRHQQQHF; encoded by the coding sequence ATGTCCACTACGCAACGCCAGAAACAATTCGACAGGAACCGCAGCCGTGCGACTAACACAGCCAGCGGCAGCAGTAGTTCCAGTAACAACAGCAACGCCGCTGTCAGCACGAAAAATGTGGTTTCCCCGAATCAGCGCAAGCTTCAAACTTCCATGGAACGCCTGCAGGTGCAACAGGCCAACACAAGTCGCCGGGCGGCCGGGTCCAACTGGATGGCCGCCGCTGGAGGAGGAGCTGCCGGAAGCGAGAACCAGGAGGCGAGTGTGGAGTCGCCGCCACTGACGAAATCGGCACGCATGCGCATCAAAAAGAAGGCACAGCGCAATCGCTACTTGGCCATGGACTGCGAGATGGTGGGTGTGGGACACAATGGGCAGGACGACATGCTGGCCCGCGTGTCGATCGTGAATCGCGTGGGCCAGGTGCTGCTGGACAAGCATGTGAAGCCGCGCATGGAGGTCACCGACTACCGCACCAGCGTCTCGGGCATTCGTCCGCAGGACATCGCCAACGGTGAGGAGTTCGACGCCGTGCAGAACGAGGTGGTCAAACTGCTGCACGGCCGCATCCTGGTCGGACACGCCCTGGGCAACGATCTCGCCGTCTTGAGCATCCGCCATCCGTTCGACGACATCCGCGATACGTCGCGCTACAAGCCGCTCTGCAAACTCGTCTCAAATGGCCACACACCCAGCCTTAAGCGCCTGACCATGGCCGTCCTGGGCCAGGAGATCCAGACAGGCGAGCACAACTCTGTGGAGGATGCACGTGCCGCCATGGGAATTTACAATCGCATCGCCGCCGACTGGGAGAAGTACCTGGAGAAGAAGcggcaccagcagcagcacttCTAG